One Phaseolus vulgaris cultivar G19833 chromosome 4, P. vulgaris v2.0, whole genome shotgun sequence DNA window includes the following coding sequences:
- the LOC137837101 gene encoding 5-methyltetrahydropteroyltriglutamate--homocysteine methyltransferase 2, with product MASHIVGYPRMGPKRELKFALESFWDGKSSAEDLQKVASDLRASIWKQMTDAGIKYIPSNTFSYYDQVLDTTAMLGAVPARYGWTGGEIGFDTFFSMARGNASVPAMEMTKWFDTNYHFIVPELGPDMTFTYASHKAVNEYKEAKALGVDTVPVLVGPVTYLVLSKPAKGVDKSFCLLSLLPKVLAVYKEVVADLKAAGATWIQFDEPILVTDLDSQKLQAISAAYAELESALSGLNVLIETYFADVTAEAYQTLTSLNVVTAFGFDLVRGTKTLDLIKGGFPSGKYLFAGVVDGRNIWANNLATSLDTLNSLEGIVGKDKLVVSTSCSLLHTAVDLVNETKLDNEIKSWLAFAAQKIVEVNALAKALAGQKDEAFFSSNAAAQASRKSSPRVTNEAVQKAAAALKGSDHRRATNVSTRLDAQQKKLNLPILPTTTIGSFPQTVELRKVRREYKATKISEEEYVSAIKEEIRKVVELQEQLDIDVLVHGEPERNDMVEYFGEQLSGFAFTVNGWVQSYGSRCVKPPIIYGDVSRPKAMTVFWSSTAQSMTKRPMKGMLTGPVTILNWSFVRNDQPRSETTYQIALAIKDEVEDLEKAGITVIQIDEAALREGLPLRKSEQANYLDWAVHSFRITNVGVQDTTQIHTHMCYSNFNDIIHSIIDMDADVITIENSRSDEKLLSVFREGVKYGAGIGPGVYDIHSPRIPPTEEIADRINKMLAVLERNILWVNPDCGLKTRKYPEVNPALTNMVAATKLIRNQLAK from the exons ATGGCATCCCATATTGTTGGATACCCTCGCATGGGTCCCAAGAGAGAGTTGAAGTTTGCTCTAGAGTCATTCTGGGACGGGAAGAGCAGTGCTGAGGATTTGCAGAAGGTGGCTTCTGATCTCAGAGCATCCATCTGGAAACAAATGACTGATGCTGGGATTAAGTACATCCCCAGCAACACTTTCTCATACTATGATCAGGTGCTCGACACCACTGCCATGCTTGGCGCCGTTCCAGCCAGATATGGGTGGACTGGCGGCGAGATTGGGTTTGATACCTTCTTCTCCATGGCCAGAGGTAATGCCTCTGTGCCGGCCATGGAGATGACCAAGTGGTTTGACACCAACTA CCACTTTATTGTCCCTGAATTGGGACCTGATATGACTTTTACTTATGCTTCCCACAAGGCAGTGAATGAGTACAAGGAGGCCAAGGCG CTTGGAGTAGATACAGTTCCAGTTCTCGTTGGCCCTGTAACATACTTGGTGCTCTCCAAACCTGCCAAGGGTGTTGATAAATCCTTTTGTCTTCTTTCTCTCCTCCCAAAAGTCCTTGCTGTCTACAA GGAAGTTGTGGCTGATCTTAAGGCAGCTGGTGCTACATGGATTCAATTTGATGAACCTATCCTTGTCACAGACCTTGACTCTCAAAAGTTGCAAGCAATTTCTGCAGCATATGCAGAACTTGAATCTGCTTTATCCGGCTTAAATGTTCTCATTGAGACCTACTTCGCTGATGTTACTGCCGAGGCATACCAGACCCTCACATCTCTTAATGTAGTCACAGCATTCGGATTTGATTTAGTCCGTGGAACTAAGACTCTTGATCTAATCAAGGGTGGATTTCCTAGTGGAAAGTACTTGTTTGCTGGAGTGGTTGATGGAAGAAACATTTGGGCTAATAATCTTGCTACTTCACTCGATACATTAAATAGTCTTGAGGGCATTGTGGGCAAAG ATAAACTTGTTGTGTCCACCTCCTGCTCACTTCTCCACACCGCTGTTGATCTTGTTAATGAGACCAAGTTGGATAATGAGATCAAATCATGGCTGGCTTTTGCTGCCCAAAAAATTGTTGAAGTAAATGCATTGGCCAAGGCATTGGCTGGTCAAAAGGATGAG GCCTTTTTCTCTTCTAATGCTGCTGCTCAGGCTTCAAGAAAGTCCTCTCCAAGAGTGACTAATGAGGCTGTTCAGAAGGCT GCTGCTGCATTGAAGGGTTCTGATCATCGCCGCGCCACAAATGTCAGCACTAGATTGGATGCTCAACAAAAGAAGCTCAACCTTCCAATCCTCCCAACTACCACCATTGGATCCTTCCCTCAGACTGTTGAACTGAGGAAGGTGCGACGTGAATACAAGGCTACCAA gATCTCCGAAGAGGAGTATGTTAGTGCAATTAAAGAGGAAATCCGCAAAGTTGTTGAACTCCAAGAGCAGCTTGACATCGATGTCCTGGTACACGGGGAGCCTGAG AGGAATGACATGGTGGAGTACTTTGGTGAGCAGTTATCAGGCTTTGCCTTCACTGTTAATGGGTGGGTGCAATCCTATGGATCTCGTTGTGTGAAGCCACCAATCATCTATGGTGATGTGAGTCGCCCCAAGGCAATGACTGTCTTCTGGTCATCCACTGCTCAGAGCATGACCAAACGCCCAATGAAGGGAATGCTTACTGGCCCCGTCACTATTCTCAACTGGTCCTTTGTTAGAAATGATCAGCCAAG GTCTGAGACCACCTATCAGATTGCTTTGGCTATCAAGGACGAAGTAGAAGATCTTGAAAAGGCTGGTATCACTGTTATCCAGATTGATGAAGCTGCTTTGAGAGAGGGGTTACCATTGAGAAAGTCAGAGCAAGCTAACTACTTGGACTGGGCTGTTCATTCATTCAGAATCACCAATGTTGGTGTGCAGGATACAACTCAG ATCCACACCCACATGTGCTACTCCAACTTCAATGACATCATCCACTCAATCATCGATATGGATGCTGATGTGATCACCATTGAGAACTCTCGCTCTGATGAAAAGCTCTTGTCAGTGTTCCGCGAAGGAGTGAAGTATGGAGCTGGAATTGGCCCTGGAGTGTACGACATTCACTCCCCAAGAATACCACCAACTGAAGAAATTGCTGATAGGATCAACAAGATGCTTGCAGTGCTTGAGCGAAACATTTTGTGGGTGAACCCTGACTGTGGGCTCAAGACTCGTAAGTACCCAGAGGTGAATCCAGCTCTCACAAACATGGTGGCTGCCACAAAACTCATCCGTAACCAGCTTGCCAAGTGA
- the LOC137837102 gene encoding double-stranded RNA-binding protein 1-like isoform X1 — protein MYKTKVQELCQRRSWTLPDYNTTREGPDHDPRFISTVTVNGVSFETPSATRNAKSAQNDAAMLAFLHFSPPSSSSSPSPSPSPSLSPSPSPSLSPSPSPSPASFPQHVLSVSALSSFPQPSLCNSSSGALDPRSVVDDVLHTNGLFQQLKLEEVCQTSQISSPLAAVRDTITVKDQKNMLHLYKNQLQSFAQKKNLGLPVYSSEWEGPPHAMCFKCKVTIDGHTYESDKLYSTLKDAEHAAAEAALMSLSPGGDQEAHAGLYKNLLQELAQKEGFQLPIYSTNKKGEAHMPIFVSHVKVEGGLFTGQEAKSKKQAEMSAAKVAYMALKEHGGKSDKSSSFPFSNYEGQILEFSPDHSESNGVSGLKRNANPNSSVGLGLVTWKERSKDTLKNVSTSSGNSNGCTEDSTLSNGRSSPSLSGSTKMVSDTSDKSSTAVNTTSSCTKKIIVYSRKTNVKIEDGGTLLPISDDKWVAYSYSDFR, from the exons ATGTACAAAACGAAGGTGCAAGAGCTATGCCAGCGACGCTCATGGACATTGCCCGACTACAACACCACCAGAGAAGGCCCCGATCACGATCCTCGCTTCATCTCCACAGTCACCGTTAACGGCGTGTCCTTCGAAACCCCTTCCGCCACGCGCAACGCCAAAAGCGCGCAAAACGACGCCGCTATGCTCGCCTTTCTCCATTTCTCCCCGCCGTCATCGTCATCGTCGCCGTCGCCGTCGCCGTCGCCATCGCTCTCGCCGTCACCTTCGCCATCGCTCTCGCCGTCACCTTCGCCGTCGCCTGCCTCTTTTCCCCAACACGTTCTCTCCGTTTCCGCTCTCTCTTCTTTCCCTCAGCCTTCGCTTTGCAACTCGTCTTCTG GTGCACTTGATCCCAGATCTGTTGTTGATGACGTACTTCACACAAACGGATTGTTTCAACAACTGAAATTGGAAGAAGTGTGCCAAACATCTCAAATCAGTAGCCCTCTTGCAGCTGTTAGAGATACAATAACAGTGAAAGATCAAAAAA ATATGTTACATTTGTACAAGAACCAGCTGCAAAGCTTTGCTCAAAAGAAAAATCTAGGTCTTCCAGTATATTCTTCCGAGTGGGAGGGTCCTCCTCATGCCATGTGTTTCAAGTGCAAAGTTACTATTGATGGACATACCTATGAAAGTGACAAATTATATTCTACATTAAAGGACGCTGAGCATGCTGCAGCTGAAGCTGCTTTAATGTCATTATCACCAGGCGGAGATCAAGAG GCTCATGCTGGATTATACAAAAATCTATTACAAGAATTGGCTCAAAAGGAAGGATTTCAATTACCCATTTATAGCACAAATAAAAAGGGTGAAGCACATATGCCAATATTTGTCTCACATGTAAAGGTAGAAGGGGGGCTTTTTACTGGGCAAGAAGCTAAATCCAAAAAGCAAGCAGAGATGAGTGCAGCCAAGGTAGCTTATATGGCTTTGAAAGAGCATGGAG GCAAGTCAGATAAGAGTTCTTCATTTCCTTTTTCAAATTATGAAGGACAGATTCTCGAGTTCTCGCCTGACCACTCTGAGTCAAATGGGGTATCTGGTCTGAAACGCAATGCTAATCCAAATTCATCTGTGGGTCTTGGATTAGTCACCTGGAAAGAACGTAGCAAAGACACGT TGAAGAATGTATCTACTTCATCTGGAAATTCAAATGGCTGCACCGAGGATTCTACCTTGTCGAATGGTAGGTCTTCACCTTCTCTCTCTGGCAGCACCAAAATGGTTTCTGACACAAGTGACAAGTCTTCAACTGCAGTAAACACCACCTCCTCAtgcacaaaaaaaatcattgtttACTCACGCAAGACAAATGTGAAAATTGAAGATGGTGGTACTCTATTGCCAATTAGCGATGACAAATGGGTTGCTTACTCATATTCTGACTTTAGATAA
- the LOC137837102 gene encoding double-stranded RNA-binding protein 1-like isoform X2: MYKTKVQELCQRRSWTLPDYNTTREGPDHDPRFISTVTVNGVSFETPSATRNAKSAQNDAAMLAFLHFSPPSSSSSPSPSPSPSLSPSPSPSLSPSPSPSPASFPQHVLSVSALSSFPQPSLCNSSSGALDPRSVVDDVLHTNGLFQQLKLEEVCQTSQISSPLAAVRDTITVKDQKNMLHLYKNQLQSFAQKKNLGLPVYSSEWEGPPHAMCFKCKVTIDGHTYESDKLYSTLKDAEHAAAEAALMSLSPGGDQEAHAGLYKNLLQELAQKEGFQLPIYSTNKKGEAHMPIFVSHVKVEGGLFTGQEAKSKKQAEMSAAKVAYMALKEHGGKSDKSSSFPFSNYEGQILEFSPDHSESNGVSGLKRNANPNSSVGLGLVTWKERSKDTCKPVRALVISTSFPY; this comes from the exons ATGTACAAAACGAAGGTGCAAGAGCTATGCCAGCGACGCTCATGGACATTGCCCGACTACAACACCACCAGAGAAGGCCCCGATCACGATCCTCGCTTCATCTCCACAGTCACCGTTAACGGCGTGTCCTTCGAAACCCCTTCCGCCACGCGCAACGCCAAAAGCGCGCAAAACGACGCCGCTATGCTCGCCTTTCTCCATTTCTCCCCGCCGTCATCGTCATCGTCGCCGTCGCCGTCGCCGTCGCCATCGCTCTCGCCGTCACCTTCGCCATCGCTCTCGCCGTCACCTTCGCCGTCGCCTGCCTCTTTTCCCCAACACGTTCTCTCCGTTTCCGCTCTCTCTTCTTTCCCTCAGCCTTCGCTTTGCAACTCGTCTTCTG GTGCACTTGATCCCAGATCTGTTGTTGATGACGTACTTCACACAAACGGATTGTTTCAACAACTGAAATTGGAAGAAGTGTGCCAAACATCTCAAATCAGTAGCCCTCTTGCAGCTGTTAGAGATACAATAACAGTGAAAGATCAAAAAA ATATGTTACATTTGTACAAGAACCAGCTGCAAAGCTTTGCTCAAAAGAAAAATCTAGGTCTTCCAGTATATTCTTCCGAGTGGGAGGGTCCTCCTCATGCCATGTGTTTCAAGTGCAAAGTTACTATTGATGGACATACCTATGAAAGTGACAAATTATATTCTACATTAAAGGACGCTGAGCATGCTGCAGCTGAAGCTGCTTTAATGTCATTATCACCAGGCGGAGATCAAGAG GCTCATGCTGGATTATACAAAAATCTATTACAAGAATTGGCTCAAAAGGAAGGATTTCAATTACCCATTTATAGCACAAATAAAAAGGGTGAAGCACATATGCCAATATTTGTCTCACATGTAAAGGTAGAAGGGGGGCTTTTTACTGGGCAAGAAGCTAAATCCAAAAAGCAAGCAGAGATGAGTGCAGCCAAGGTAGCTTATATGGCTTTGAAAGAGCATGGAG GCAAGTCAGATAAGAGTTCTTCATTTCCTTTTTCAAATTATGAAGGACAGATTCTCGAGTTCTCGCCTGACCACTCTGAGTCAAATGGGGTATCTGGTCTGAAACGCAATGCTAATCCAAATTCATCTGTGGGTCTTGGATTAGTCACCTGGAAAGAACGTAGCAAAGACACGTGTAAGCCCGTTAGAGCCCTTGTCATTTCTACCTCCTTCCCCTATTGA